The sequence GCCAACAAAGAATTCCTGACGGACGCGGAAGTCGCTGCCGCCGACAAGCAGAAGGCGGACGATCCGGGCCGCAATGCCCGATCGGCAAACAGCGCGCAGGACGTCAACGGCGCTTACAATGCGGTGTTCAATTCGGTATTGAGAACCAGTAAGCGCACTTCCATGATCATCGATCCGCCGGACGGAAAAATTCCGCCGCTGACAGCCGAAGCACAGCAGCGCCAAGGCCGCGGAGGGCGCGGCGGACTCGGCGCAGGCGGTGGAGGCCGCGGCAATGCCGCGTCTGTCAACGACAATCCGGAAACGGTAGCGCAATCGCCGCGTTGTCTCGGCGTTCAGATGCCATTCCTTGCGACGAACCCGTTATTTGCGCAGGGAACCGTCATGCAGATTGTCCAGGGCCCGAAGTCGATGGGTATATATATGGAGGACGATCATGCCGGCGGCGGCAACCGCGTGATTTTCATGGACGGCCGTCCGCATGCGCCGTCGACTATCAAAAACGTCCTGGGCGATTCGAGAGGCAAGTGGGAAGGGAATACGCTGATCGTCGAGACCACGAACTTCGTTCAAGGGTATCGCGGGGCAAATCCCGACACATATAAAATGACCGAAAAATTCACCCGCATCGATTCCAACAATCTGCGGCGTGATATCACCTTCGAGGATCCAAAGACCTGGACGCGTCCCTGGACCGTCAGAATCGAGATGGGTAAGACCGACGACAGCCGCCACATGATCTTCGACTCCGCGTGCCACGAAGGAAACTACGGCCTCACCGGGATTCTGGTGGGCGCGCGCAGGGAGGAACAGGCGGCAAAGAAATAAGCCGCGGAACACTCCGGATGCGGAGATTGGATCTGCGTTGTCCGGCGTGATCTGCGGCTTGTTACGGCAATTTTCGGGAAGCTTCACATTTTCTTTTCAACTCTGCTCCTACAGTAGGTGAAGAGCGGAATGCGGAGGTTTCGATGCCTGATGTACGCTACGTCTGTCTATCGGATACCCATTTCGGCGCCGATAACAGCCTCCTGACCAATCTTCGAGCCGGCACGGCCACCGTCGAGCCGCTCCATGCGAGTCCGGTGCTGCAGGCACTTGCCGCGTGTCTTTCCGATCTCATTTCGAAGAACCAGAATGCCGCACCGCCGACCCTGATCCTGAACGGCGACATCATGGAACTGGCCCTCACCAGCGACAACAACGCGGCCATGGCGTTCGAGCGCTTCATGGAATTGATCGTTCCGAATAACGGCAAGCGGCTCTTCGCGAATGAAATGATCTATGTCGCAGGCAACCACGACCATCATTTGTGGGAGACGGCGCGCGAAACGCAATATGCCAATTTCATCGACAAGAATCCCGATCTTCGGGACTTGCCCATTCCGTGGCACACCACAAATATCTTCAGCGGCGATCCCGTTCCGGCGTTCTTTCTGAATACGCTCATCCAGCGTCACGATGCGATGAAGGACATCACGGTCCGCGCGGTCTATCCCAACTTCGGGTTGAATGACGGACACGGGAAGCTTGTCATTTTTTCGCATGGTCATTACATCGAATCGATTTACACATTGATGACAAACCTGCGTTCGATGATCTTTCCGGATCGCAAGCCGCCGGTCACGATCTGGGATCTCGAGGCGGAAAACTTCGCCTGGATCGACTTTTTCTGGTCGACGCTGGGGCGGTCCGGCGGCGTCGGCACGGATGTCGAGCTGATCTACAACATGATGACGGACCCTCGAAAGTTGAAAATCCTCATCAACAACCTGGCTGCGGGAATCGTTCGCGAGTTCGGCAAGCAGGGCCTCGGCGGCAGAATCGACAGTTACTTCCTGGGACAGTTTCTCAACCTGACGCTGGGCCGCGTTGCCGCAACGGAACGGCACGATGGATCTGCGCTCCTTACTCCGGACGCAACTGCCGGATTGAAGAACTACATTGAAGGTGTGCTGCTGACACAACTCGATCAGGAGCTGAATCACAATCGACCCACGGAGTGGTCGTTCGTGTTCGGTCACACCCACAAGCCATACGAGGATACCGGGGAATTCGCGGGTTATCCGGGGTTGACCGGTCTTTACAACAGCGGAGGGTGGGTGGTCGATACGCCTCAGGCCGAGCCGCTGCACGGCGCCAGCGCCGTTCTCGTCGATGAAAACCTCGACGTCGTTTCGTTGCGCTTTTACAACCAGCAGGCGGACGCGGCGAACTATGCCGTCCGCGTCAGCGAAGCCCAGCGCCCGAATGGAACGCACTCGGCGTTTTATGAG comes from Terriglobia bacterium and encodes:
- a CDS encoding metallophosphoesterase; the encoded protein is MPDVRYVCLSDTHFGADNSLLTNLRAGTATVEPLHASPVLQALAACLSDLISKNQNAAPPTLILNGDIMELALTSDNNAAMAFERFMELIVPNNGKRLFANEMIYVAGNHDHHLWETARETQYANFIDKNPDLRDLPIPWHTTNIFSGDPVPAFFLNTLIQRHDAMKDITVRAVYPNFGLNDGHGKLVIFSHGHYIESIYTLMTNLRSMIFPDRKPPVTIWDLEAENFAWIDFFWSTLGRSGGVGTDVELIYNMMTDPRKLKILINNLAAGIVREFGKQGLGGRIDSYFLGQFLNLTLGRVAATERHDGSALLTPDATAGLKNYIEGVLLTQLDQELNHNRPTEWSFVFGHTHKPYEDTGEFAGYPGLTGLYNSGGWVVDTPQAEPLHGASAVLVDENLDVVSLRFYNQQADAANYAVRVSEAQRPNGTHSAFYERLQGLINPNRDPWKSFSAVVAGEIPLRLRIQGEGN